One part of the Musa acuminata AAA Group cultivar baxijiao chromosome BXJ1-5, Cavendish_Baxijiao_AAA, whole genome shotgun sequence genome encodes these proteins:
- the LOC135674652 gene encoding universal stress protein PHOS34-like isoform X1 — protein sequence MDTHHALPDPDRPARLLPSASAGSRRRIAIAVDLSDESAHAVSWAVRNYLRPGDAVVLLHVRPTSVLYGADWGAVDLSLPAGDDDAENGLPASEESQRKMEEDFDAFTTSKAQDLAQPLVDAQIPFKIHIVKDHDMKERLCLEVERLRPSAVIMGSRGFGAARSVSKSRLGSVSDYCVHHCACPVVVVRYPDDGAGAGSGLDNGEAKKLDEGIELHLAPEEEQEYHDAAEEQKGSML from the exons ATGGACACGCATCATGCTCTACCGGATCCCGATCGTCCCGCGCGCCTCCTCCCCTCCGCCTCCGCGGGATCCCGCCGCCGGATCGCCATCGCCGTCGACCTCAGCGACGAGAGCGCCCACGCTGTGAGCTGGGCCGTACGGAACTACTTGCGCCCCGGGGACGCCGTCGTCCTCCTCCATGTCCGCCCCACCAGCGTCCTCTACGGCGCCGATTGGGGCGCAGTCGACCTCTCCCTACCGGCCGGCGACGACGACGCGGAGAACGGGCTCCCTGCCTCCGAGGAGTCGCAGCGGAAGATGGAGGAGGATTTCGACGCCTTCACCACGAGCAAGGCGCAGGACCTGGCGCAACCCCTCGTGGACGCGCAGATTCCCTTCAAGATCCACATCGTCAAGGACCACGACATGAAGGAGCGGCTGTGCCTCGAGGTGGAGAGGCTGCGTCCTAGCGCGGTTATCATGGGGAGCAGGGGATTTGGGGCTGCCAGGAGCGTCAGCAAGAGCCGTCTCGGAAGCGTCAGCGATTACTGCGTCCATCACTGCGCTTGCCCCGTGGTGGTGGTCCGTTACCCTGATGATGGGGCTGGTGCTGGATCTGGACTGGACAATGGAGAGGCCAAGAAGTTAGACGAGGGGATCGAGCTTCACCTGGCGCCAGAGGAGGAACAGGAGTATCACGATGCTGCTGAGGAACAAAAAG GGAGCATGCTGTGA
- the LOC135674652 gene encoding universal stress protein PHOS34-like isoform X2, which produces MDTHHALPDPDRPARLLPSASAGSRRRIAIAVDLSDESAHAVSWAVRNYLRPGDAVVLLHVRPTSVLYGADWGAVDLSLPAGDDDAENGLPASEESQRKMEEDFDAFTTSKAQDLAQPLVDAQIPFKIHIVKDHDMKERLCLEVERLRPSAVIMGSRGFGAARSVSKSRLGSVSDYCVHHCACPVVVVRYPDDGAGAGSGLDNGEAKKLDEGIELHLAPEEEQEYHDAAEEQKDA; this is translated from the exons ATGGACACGCATCATGCTCTACCGGATCCCGATCGTCCCGCGCGCCTCCTCCCCTCCGCCTCCGCGGGATCCCGCCGCCGGATCGCCATCGCCGTCGACCTCAGCGACGAGAGCGCCCACGCTGTGAGCTGGGCCGTACGGAACTACTTGCGCCCCGGGGACGCCGTCGTCCTCCTCCATGTCCGCCCCACCAGCGTCCTCTACGGCGCCGATTGGGGCGCAGTCGACCTCTCCCTACCGGCCGGCGACGACGACGCGGAGAACGGGCTCCCTGCCTCCGAGGAGTCGCAGCGGAAGATGGAGGAGGATTTCGACGCCTTCACCACGAGCAAGGCGCAGGACCTGGCGCAACCCCTCGTGGACGCGCAGATTCCCTTCAAGATCCACATCGTCAAGGACCACGACATGAAGGAGCGGCTGTGCCTCGAGGTGGAGAGGCTGCGTCCTAGCGCGGTTATCATGGGGAGCAGGGGATTTGGGGCTGCCAGGAGCGTCAGCAAGAGCCGTCTCGGAAGCGTCAGCGATTACTGCGTCCATCACTGCGCTTGCCCCGTGGTGGTGGTCCGTTACCCTGATGATGGGGCTGGTGCTGGATCTGGACTGGACAATGGAGAGGCCAAGAAGTTAGACGAGGGGATCGAGCTTCACCTGGCGCCAGAGGAGGAACAGGAGTATCACGATGCTGCTGAGGAACAAAAAG ATGCCTGA
- the LOC135674652 gene encoding universal stress protein PHOS34-like isoform X3 gives MDTHHALPDPDRPARLLPSASAGSRRRIAIAVDLSDESAHAVSWAVRNYLRPGDAVVLLHVRPTSVLYGADWGAVDLSLPAGDDDAENGLPASEESQRKMEEDFDAFTTSKAQDLAQPLVDAQIPFKIHIVKDHDMKERLCLEVERLRPSAVIMGSRGFGAARSVSKSRLGSVSDYCVHHCACPVVVVRYPDDGAGAGSGLDNGEAKKLDEGIELHLAPEEEQEYHDAAEEQKAM, from the coding sequence ATGGACACGCATCATGCTCTACCGGATCCCGATCGTCCCGCGCGCCTCCTCCCCTCCGCCTCCGCGGGATCCCGCCGCCGGATCGCCATCGCCGTCGACCTCAGCGACGAGAGCGCCCACGCTGTGAGCTGGGCCGTACGGAACTACTTGCGCCCCGGGGACGCCGTCGTCCTCCTCCATGTCCGCCCCACCAGCGTCCTCTACGGCGCCGATTGGGGCGCAGTCGACCTCTCCCTACCGGCCGGCGACGACGACGCGGAGAACGGGCTCCCTGCCTCCGAGGAGTCGCAGCGGAAGATGGAGGAGGATTTCGACGCCTTCACCACGAGCAAGGCGCAGGACCTGGCGCAACCCCTCGTGGACGCGCAGATTCCCTTCAAGATCCACATCGTCAAGGACCACGACATGAAGGAGCGGCTGTGCCTCGAGGTGGAGAGGCTGCGTCCTAGCGCGGTTATCATGGGGAGCAGGGGATTTGGGGCTGCCAGGAGCGTCAGCAAGAGCCGTCTCGGAAGCGTCAGCGATTACTGCGTCCATCACTGCGCTTGCCCCGTGGTGGTGGTCCGTTACCCTGATGATGGGGCTGGTGCTGGATCTGGACTGGACAATGGAGAGGCCAAGAAGTTAGACGAGGGGATCGAGCTTCACCTGGCGCCAGAGGAGGAACAGGAGTATCACGATGCTGCTGAGGAACAAAAAG